In Panicum virgatum strain AP13 chromosome 4N, P.virgatum_v5, whole genome shotgun sequence, a single window of DNA contains:
- the LOC120669471 gene encoding G-type lectin S-receptor-like serine/threonine-protein kinase At2g19130, which translates to MASTELLLLMAMAIHGGSTAWCFASDTISASSPISGDRTVVSRGGKFELGFFSPAGGGGSNYYVGIWYKKVVSQRTPVWVANRAAPVADPASSRLAVAADGNLVLTNEAGKLVWSSNISSASSSNGAAAVAVILDTGNLELRRESGEVLWQSVEHPTDTWLPGVRLGMNKITGEVQGLVSWKNAGDPAPGMFTLGIDPNGSSQYSTKWNRTVTFWSSGEWKDGVFAGIPEMISHDKYDFEFVSGKNASYFTYSLQDPTVISRLVLDVSGQVRQIMWSPSADEWMIIWTEPHRLCDVYAVCGPFGVCNGKSEPYCSCPAGFRPSSAGDWELGDHSHGCRRNNPPRCDDGGVNSSSLVHGDGDGDGDAFLPAPGVSLPRNSSSAQASSARDCELACLRSCNCTAYSYGSQCSVWYGGLLNLEDTGGMDDDLYLRVSAMDVPSSRGRKRTAVFVAIAAVASILALSIIVFGVVSVGTLMVSRYLTIRMYRKRQRSRTFLQAASEGGNLVAFKYGDVRRATRNFSEKLGGGGFGSVYKGTLPGGRVAVAVKKLECRLCVGEKQFRNEVRTIGVIQHVNLVRLRGFSSRGSERLLVYDHMPNGSLDKALFGGAAAPALSWRARFQIALGAARGLLYLHEGCRDCIIHCDIKPENILLDKDLVPKVADFGLAKLLARDFSRVLTTVRGTIGYLAPEWISGVPITAKADVYSYGMVLLEIVSGRRNARCWPATEQDPSLSGYFPLVAARKVSQGEALDGLLDERLHGDADPQEQERACRVACWCVQDDEARRPTMEQVVQALEGVVAVDVPPVPTSLQALAQDSGFLMSARTRAYL; encoded by the exons ATGGCTTCGACAGAGCTACTGCTTCTCATGGCCATGGCGATCCACGGCGGCAGTACTGCGTGGTGCTTCGCGTCGGATACCATCTCCGCCAGCTCCCCCATCTCCGGTGACCGGACCGTCGTGTCGAGAGGCGGCAAATTCGAGCTGGGCTTCTTCAGtcccgctggcggcggcggcagcaactACTACGTGGGGATCTGGTACAAGAAGGTCGTGTCGCAGCGCACGCCCGTGTGGGTCGCCAACAGGGCCGCGCCGGTCGCCGACCCGGCGTCCTCTCGGCTCGCCGTGGCGGCGGACGGCAACCTCGTGCTCACCAACGAAGCCGGCAAGCTCGTCTGGTCCTCAAACATCAGCTCCGCCAGCAGCTcgaacggcgccgccgccgtggctgtGATATTGGACACCGGGAACCTCGAGCTCCGGCGCGAGAGCGGCGAGGTTCTGTGGCAGAGCGTGGAGCACCCAACTGACACGTGGCTCCCTGGAGTCCGCCTTGGCATGAACAAGATCACCGGCGAAGTGCAGGGGCTGGTTTCTTGGAAGAACGCCGGCGACCCGGCTCCCGGCATGTTCACCTTGGGGATCGACCCCAACGGGAGCAGCCAGTACTCCACAAAATGGAACAGGACCGTGACTTTCTGGAGCAGCGGCGAGTGGAAAGACGGCGTGTTCGCCGGGATCCCGGAGATGATATCGCACGACAAGTACGACTTCGAGTTCGTGTCCGGCAAGAACGCCAGCTACTTCACCTACTCCCTGCAGGACCCCACGGTGATCTCCAGGCTAGTCCTGGACGTCTCCGGTCAGGTGAGGCAGATCATGTGGTCGCCGTCCGCCGACGAGTGGATGATCATCTGGACGGAGCCGCACCGACTGTGCGACGTCTACGCCGTCTGCGGCCCGTTCGGCGTCTGCAACGGGAAGAGCGAGCCCTACTGCAGCTGCCCCGCCGGCTTCCGTCCCTCCTCCGCGGGGGACTGGGAGCTAGGGGATCACTCCCATGGCTGCCGCCGGAACAATCCCCCTCGGTGTGACGACGGTGGCGTGAACAGCAGCAGCTTGgtgcacggcgacggcgacggcgacggcgacgccttcTTGCCGGCGCCAGGCGTTTCTCTACCGAGAAACTCATCGTCTGCGCAGGCATCAAGCGCTCGAGACTGCGAGTTGGCTTGCTTGAGGAGCTGCAACTGCACCGCGTACTCTTACGGCAGTCAGTGCTCTGTGTGGTACGGCGGCTTGCTCAACTTGGAGGACACGGGCGGCATGGATGATGACCTTTACCTCCGGGTGTCCGCCATGGACGTGCCCTCCTCGAGAGGCCGTAAGAGAACGGCCGTCTTCGTTGCCATTGCCGCGGTTGCGTCGATCCTAGCCTTGTCTATCATCGTGTTCGGGGTTGTtagtgttgga actctgatggtgtccag atatctaacaattaGAATGTATAGGAAACGGCAGAGGAGCAGAACATTCCtgcaggcagcatcagaaggcgGCAACCTTGTGGCGTTCAAGTACGGCGACGTGAGGAGGGCGACCAGGAACTTCTCGGAGaagctcggtggcggcggcttcggATCGGTGTACAAGGGGACGCTGCCCGGAGGCCGGGTGGCCGTCGCGGTGAAGAAGCTCGAGTGCCGCCTCTGCGTGGGGGAGAAGCAGTTCCGGAACGAGGTGCGCACCATCGGCGTGATCCAGCACGTCAACCTCGTCCGCCTCCGCGGCTTCTCCTCCCGCGGCAGCGAGCGGCTGCTCGTCTACGACCACATGCCCAACGGCTCGCTGGACAAGGCGCTCttcgggggcgcggcggcgccggcattGAGCTGGCGTGCGAGGTTCCAGATCgcgctcggcgcggcgcggggcctgCTCTACCTCCACGAGGGGTGCCGGGACTGCATCATCCACTGCGACATCAAGCCGGAGAACATCCTGCTCGACAAGGATCTCGTGCCCAAGGTTGCCGACTTCGGCCTCGCGAAGCTGCTGGCGAGGGACTTCAGCAGGGTTCTCACCACGGTGCGGGGCACCATCGGGTACCTCGCGCCGGAGTGGATCTCCGGCGTGCCGATCACCGCCAAGGCCGACGTGTACAGCTACGGGATGGTGCTGCTGGAGATCGTCTCCGGCCGCCGGAACGCCCGGTGCTGGCCGGCCACGGAACAGGACCCGTCGCTGTCGGGGTACTTCCCGCTGGTGGCCGCGAGGAAGGTCAGCCAAGGGGAGGCGCTCGACGGGCTGCTGGACGAGCGGCTGCACGGCGACGCGGACCCGCAGGAGCAGGAACGCGCGTGCAGGGTGGCCTGCTGGTGCGTGCAAGACGACGAGGCGCGCCGGCCGACAATggagcaggtggtgcaggcgctGGAGGGGGTCGTCGCCGTGGACGTGCCGCCGGTTCCGACGTCGTTGCAGGCCTTGGCCCAAGATTCCGGCTTTCTGATGAGTGCGCGTACCAGGGCATACCTTTGA
- the LOC120668505 gene encoding uncharacterized protein LOC120668505 isoform X1 — translation MFSFSLCLACHENEARVELILAADSPCYVVLFHAARDSEILRLKQLLDEKTEKNNSTATMYDHQTPEVIHENPTPMLPRRKTPESNFKAKRVQLSKSTVIPDSSLEEESQELQCSRRYTCISGNETNKCPSAHMFHLLLQSLVRMKVTVDDGTERFFVSVSHEATGYSFSLTWLENPGEWSYKLSSLGTLERIAVNWMKQDIRFSMNMCRLFFERISNILTKG, via the exons atgttttctttttctttatgtcTAGCTTGTCATGAGAACGAGGCACGAGTTGAGTTAATCCTTGCAGCTGATTCTCCTTGCTATGTTGTACTT TTTCATGCAGCAAGGGACAGTGAAATTCTGAGGCTTAAGCAGCTCTTGGATGAGAAGACCGAAAAAAACAATTCTACTGCTACAATGTATGACCACCAAACACCTGAAGTTATCCATGAAAATCCAACTCCAATGTTGCCTAGAAGGAAGACACCAGAATCAAACTTCAAGGCAAAGAGGGTACAGTTGAGTAAAAGTACTGTCATTCCTGACAGTAGCCTTGAGGAGGAATCTCAAGAG CTACAATGCTCTAGAAGATATACATGCATCTCAG GGAACGAGACAAACAAATGTCCCAGCGCTCATATGTTTCACTTGCTGCTTCAATCTTTAGTTCGCATGAAGGTCACAGTAGATGATGGTACAGAAAGATTTTTTGTTTCAGTCTCCCATGAAGCTACTG GTTATAGTTTCTCCCTCACATGGTTAGAGAATCCTGGTGAATGGTCATATAAGCTGTCTTCGTTGGGCACACTGGAAAGGATAGCCGTCAATTGGATGAAGCAAGACATAAGATTCAGCATGAACATGTGCCGTCTGTTCTTCGAGCGGATATCAAACATCCTCACTAAAGGGTGA
- the LOC120668505 gene encoding uncharacterized protein LOC120668505 isoform X2 → MERKFYEKYTSLKKRKLLDEGLEWKREEELKELYDAMKDWVRGLEKDKEELSELLADKEDELEKARQDFLADIRARDSEILRLKQLLDEKTEKNNSTATMYDHQTPEVIHENPTPMLPRRKTPESNFKAKRVQLSKSTVIPDSSLEEESQELQCSRRYTCISGNETNKCPSAHMFHLLLQSLVRMKVTVDDGTERFFVSVSHEATGYSFSLTWLENPGEWSYKLSSLGTLERIAVNWMKQDIRFSMNMCRLFFERISNILTKG, encoded by the exons ATGGAGCGGAAGTTCTACGAGAAGTATACCTCGCTCAAG AAGCGGAAGCTGCTGGACGAGGGGTTGGAGTGGAAGCGGGAGGAGGAGCTCAAGGAGCTTTACGATG CCATGAAGGATTGGGTCCGCGGCCTCGAAAAAGATAAAGAGGAGCTCAGTGAGCTGCT GGCGGACAAGGAGGATGAGCTTGAGAAGGCCCGTCAGGATTTCCTTGCAGATATTCGGG CAAGGGACAGTGAAATTCTGAGGCTTAAGCAGCTCTTGGATGAGAAGACCGAAAAAAACAATTCTACTGCTACAATGTATGACCACCAAACACCTGAAGTTATCCATGAAAATCCAACTCCAATGTTGCCTAGAAGGAAGACACCAGAATCAAACTTCAAGGCAAAGAGGGTACAGTTGAGTAAAAGTACTGTCATTCCTGACAGTAGCCTTGAGGAGGAATCTCAAGAG CTACAATGCTCTAGAAGATATACATGCATCTCAG GGAACGAGACAAACAAATGTCCCAGCGCTCATATGTTTCACTTGCTGCTTCAATCTTTAGTTCGCATGAAGGTCACAGTAGATGATGGTACAGAAAGATTTTTTGTTTCAGTCTCCCATGAAGCTACTG GTTATAGTTTCTCCCTCACATGGTTAGAGAATCCTGGTGAATGGTCATATAAGCTGTCTTCGTTGGGCACACTGGAAAGGATAGCCGTCAATTGGATGAAGCAAGACATAAGATTCAGCATGAACATGTGCCGTCTGTTCTTCGAGCGGATATCAAACATCCTCACTAAAGGGTGA
- the LOC120668506 gene encoding uncharacterized protein LOC120668506, with the protein MSGSSVTKKASSFVVAASMSAVEALKDQAGLCRWDYAIRSLYNRAAAAKVTGRAVPVSLSSSSSSSSQAAGCSGAAAVRAGARTRRTEEEKLHKAYHLVCWGPN; encoded by the coding sequence ATGAGCGGGTCGTCGGTGACCAAGAAGGCGTCGTCGTTCGTGGTGGCGGCGAGCATGAGCGCGGTGGAGGCGCTCAAGGACCAGGCGGGGCTGTGCCGGTGGGACTACGCGATCCGGTCGCTCTACAACCGCGCGGCCGCTGCCAAGGTCACCGGCCGCGCCGTGCCGGTGTCCctctcgtcctcgtcctcgtcgtctTCACAGGCCGCGGGatgcagcggcgccgccgccgtcagggCCGGCGCCAGGACCAGGCGGACGGAGGAGGAGAAGCTGCACAAGGCGTACCACCTCGTCTGCTGGGGCCCTAACTGA
- the LOC120670666 gene encoding uncharacterized protein LOC120670666, producing MCNGQEYCRRERAFRASLHDDARPADAEGRRGAQVEAAARGSEGAESETARAREAERERGQRRPRWREAQAGTVRTEKLMHLLLWGPN from the coding sequence ATGTGCAACGGGCAGGAGTACTGCAGGCGGGAGCGCGCGTTCCGCGCGTCCCTGCACGACGACGCGAGGCCGGCGGacgcggaggggcggcgcggcgcgcaggTGGAAGCGGCCGCGCGCGGCAGCGAGGGCGCCGAGAGCGagacggcgcgcgcgcgggaggccgagcgggagcgggggcagcggcggccgcggtggcgggaGGCGCAGGCCGGGACCGTGAGGACGGAGAAGCTCATGCACCTGCTCCTCTGGGGACCCAATTGA